In the genome of Paracoccus sp. MBLB3053, one region contains:
- a CDS encoding BKACE family enzyme — MAKKPSKVIITCAVTGSVHTPSMSDHLPLTPDQIVQNAVDAAKAGAAILHLHARNPEDGSPTADPAIFDLIVPRIREQTDAVINITTGGSTRMTLEERLAYPLKLKPEMCSLNMGSMNFSIHPAARRIEHWKYQWEKPYIEVMEDLIFRNTFRDIKHILSVLGDECGTRFEFECYDVGHLYNLAHFMDEGLIKPPFFIQSIFGILGGLGPDPENLAIMRSTADRLFGRENYRFSVLGAGRHQMSLLTMGAIMGGNVRVGLEDSLYLSRGELARNCAEQVQKISRILGELSLDIATPQDAREMLGLKGMASVTY, encoded by the coding sequence ATGGCAAAGAAACCCTCCAAGGTCATCATCACCTGCGCGGTCACCGGCTCGGTGCATACGCCTTCGATGTCGGACCACCTGCCGCTGACCCCCGACCAGATCGTGCAGAACGCCGTCGATGCTGCCAAGGCAGGTGCCGCGATCCTGCACCTGCACGCCCGCAATCCCGAGGATGGTAGCCCGACCGCAGATCCCGCGATCTTTGACTTGATCGTGCCGCGGATCCGCGAGCAGACCGATGCCGTCATCAACATCACCACCGGCGGCAGCACCCGAATGACGCTTGAGGAACGGCTGGCGTATCCGCTGAAGCTCAAGCCCGAGATGTGCTCGCTGAACATGGGGTCGATGAACTTTTCAATCCATCCGGCAGCGCGCCGGATCGAGCACTGGAAATACCAGTGGGAAAAGCCCTACATCGAAGTGATGGAGGATCTGATCTTCCGCAACACCTTCAGGGATATCAAGCATATCCTGAGCGTCTTGGGTGATGAATGTGGCACGCGCTTCGAATTCGAATGCTACGATGTGGGCCATCTCTACAACCTCGCCCATTTCATGGATGAGGGGCTGATCAAGCCGCCCTTCTTCATCCAGTCGATCTTCGGCATCCTGGGCGGTCTCGGCCCGGACCCCGAAAACCTGGCCATCATGCGCAGCACCGCCGACCGGCTGTTCGGCCGCGAGAACTATCGCTTTTCGGTCCTGGGCGCGGGTCGCCACCAGATGTCACTTCTGACCATGGGGGCGATCATGGGCGGCAATGTCCGCGTTGGGCTTGAGGACAGCCTCTACCTGTCCCGAGGCGAGTTGGCCCGCAACTGCGCCGAGCAAGTGCAGAAGATCTCGCGTATCCTGGGCGAGTTGTCGCTGGACATCGCCACACCACAGGACGCCCGCGAGATGCTGGGCCTCAAGGGCATGGCGAGCGTCACATACTGA
- a CDS encoding LacI family DNA-binding transcriptional regulator, producing the protein MRRPTVHDVARTAKVSLATVDRVLNGREGVRPSTQTRVQAAIEALGFERDISAANLSKKRVYRFHFVLPDGPNSFMRNLDAEVRRHAAFALRDRTEISVTVVPPFDTRALATALNGIAGTEPDGVAVVASEASEVREAVAGLKARGIHVVTLVSDLPLSARSHFVGIDNVSAGRTAAALLGRFCRARPGKVVIVSGSMLVRDHVERRLGFEQVMASEFPELELLQPVEGRDQSELVEQKMRYVIQNYADITGVYNLGGGNHGLSRALEAIPAGTRPRVVAHELTTQSRLALQDGKFDAILHQDIEREVAAVTALLRAFCDGSEIAPGEGRVRIEIFMRDNLP; encoded by the coding sequence GTGCGTCGTCCGACCGTTCATGATGTGGCGAGGACCGCGAAAGTCAGCCTGGCGACCGTCGATCGCGTGCTGAACGGACGCGAGGGCGTCCGCCCAAGTACCCAGACGCGGGTGCAGGCGGCGATCGAGGCCTTGGGATTCGAGCGGGACATCTCAGCCGCAAACCTGTCCAAGAAGCGCGTCTACCGCTTCCACTTCGTTCTACCCGATGGGCCGAACAGCTTCATGCGCAACCTAGACGCCGAGGTCCGCCGCCATGCCGCCTTCGCCCTGCGCGACCGGACCGAGATCTCGGTCACCGTGGTGCCGCCCTTCGACACAAGGGCGCTGGCCACGGCCTTGAACGGGATTGCCGGGACCGAACCGGATGGCGTTGCGGTCGTGGCCTCGGAGGCTTCGGAAGTGCGCGAGGCCGTGGCGGGTCTGAAGGCGCGCGGCATTCATGTCGTGACACTCGTCTCGGACCTTCCCCTTTCGGCGCGCAGCCATTTCGTGGGAATTGACAATGTCTCGGCCGGACGAACGGCCGCAGCGCTTCTGGGACGCTTCTGTCGAGCCCGGCCTGGGAAGGTCGTGATCGTCTCGGGCTCGATGCTGGTGCGCGACCATGTGGAGCGACGTCTGGGATTCGAACAGGTCATGGCCAGCGAATTCCCCGAACTCGAACTGCTGCAGCCTGTCGAAGGACGCGACCAGTCCGAACTCGTCGAGCAAAAAATGAGGTACGTTATTCAGAATTACGCCGATATTACCGGCGTCTATAATCTGGGTGGTGGCAATCATGGGCTGTCGCGGGCCCTGGAGGCCATTCCAGCCGGGACGCGTCCCCGCGTGGTCGCCCATGAATTGACCACACAATCGCGATTGGCCCTGCAGGACGGGAAATTTGATGCAATTCTGCACCAGGATATCGAACGCGAGGTCGCTGCTGTGACCGCGTTGCTGCGGGCCTTCTGCGATGGTTCGGAGATTGCGCCGGGCGAGGGGCGTGTTCGGATCGAGATTTTCATGCGTGACAATCTGCCTTGA
- a CDS encoding ABC transporter substrate-binding protein, with product MNKFLPIALMVAASASMASASTEIRVLRVQPSAKEGAFYERVEKAFEEKNPDVDVVFEYIANEAYKSKLPTLLQSSTKPDLFYSWGGQTLVEQTKAGFLADISGAVSDEVRATFPEPALAAYTVDGALRGLPLYATEVAFWVNTELTEKAGVDYTTIKTWDDFLAAVQKIKDAGITPIMAGGQDKWPLHFYWSYLALREGGADAINKAMQGEEGGFSGEAFVKAGADFQKLTALEPFQPGYMATTYEVASGMFADGKAAFHLMGDWDYGPMRARSQSGKGLPDEQLAFMAFPAIGEPVTEGGAGATLGGMNGWAVTADADPKASEFLTFMLNLEHQKEIGSEGIFVPIVKGAETSLTNPFFQRVAADIAGSTHHQIFLDQYLGASVGATVNDISADLAQGVIAPEDAAAQVQEAWEFR from the coding sequence ATGAACAAATTTCTACCGATCGCGCTGATGGTTGCGGCAAGCGCGAGCATGGCTTCCGCATCGACTGAGATCCGCGTGCTGCGCGTCCAGCCGAGTGCGAAGGAGGGCGCCTTTTACGAGCGGGTCGAAAAGGCCTTCGAGGAAAAGAATCCGGATGTCGACGTCGTCTTCGAATATATCGCCAACGAGGCCTACAAGTCGAAGCTGCCGACGCTGCTGCAATCCTCGACCAAGCCGGACCTGTTCTATAGCTGGGGCGGGCAGACGCTGGTCGAGCAGACCAAGGCGGGCTTCCTGGCCGACATCTCGGGCGCAGTTTCGGACGAGGTGCGCGCGACGTTCCCCGAACCGGCTCTGGCGGCCTATACCGTTGACGGTGCCCTGCGCGGCCTGCCTCTTTATGCGACCGAAGTGGCATTCTGGGTCAACACCGAGCTGACCGAGAAGGCCGGCGTCGACTACACGACGATCAAGACCTGGGACGATTTCCTGGCGGCGGTCCAGAAGATCAAGGATGCCGGCATCACACCGATCATGGCCGGCGGGCAGGACAAGTGGCCGCTGCATTTCTATTGGAGCTACCTTGCGCTGCGCGAAGGCGGTGCGGATGCCATCAACAAGGCGATGCAGGGCGAAGAGGGCGGCTTCTCGGGCGAGGCCTTCGTCAAGGCCGGGGCCGATTTCCAGAAGCTGACAGCGCTCGAACCGTTCCAGCCGGGCTACATGGCCACGACCTACGAGGTCGCCAGCGGCATGTTCGCGGACGGCAAGGCCGCCTTCCACCTCATGGGCGACTGGGATTATGGCCCGATGCGCGCGCGTTCGCAAAGCGGCAAGGGGCTGCCGGACGAGCAGCTTGCCTTCATGGCCTTCCCCGCTATCGGCGAACCGGTGACCGAGGGCGGTGCCGGCGCCACGCTGGGCGGCATGAACGGCTGGGCGGTCACCGCCGATGCCGATCCCAAGGCCAGCGAATTCCTGACCTTCATGCTTAACCTCGAGCACCAGAAGGAAATCGGCAGCGAAGGCATCTTCGTGCCGATCGTGAAAGGTGCCGAAACCTCGCTGACCAACCCGTTCTTCCAGCGCGTCGCCGCCGACATCGCCGGCTCGACCCATCACCAGATCTTCCTTGACCAGTATCTGGGCGCCTCGGTCGGCGCCACGGTGAACGACATTTCTGCCGATCTCGCGCAGGGTGTCATCGCCCCCGAGGACGCCGCAGCCCAGGTCCAGGAGGCCTGGGAGTTCCGCTGA
- a CDS encoding carbohydrate ABC transporter permease, translating into MSLSEIPALAPVAGPKSRPLRKKGSGGRLTAILLLLPPALILFSLFVILPLTESGYYAFFDWNGYGQPENFVGLRNFEQVVGHGVFHTALGNTAKIVIASLLIQMPLALFLALLIYRKTPTNSLFRLIFFVPYILAEVAAGLIWSFVFDGNYGVTASLAQSMGIENFFILADRDWAFVAVLTVVIWKYFGFHMMIYIAALQGVPEDMIEAAQIEGANKVQIVRYVQIPQIKPAIIVSAFFAIIGSLQVFDVIIPLTNGGPSNQTHTIVTYLYTFGLTRMKIGFGSAIGVLLFIAAVGVAIFYQRIFMKGAKA; encoded by the coding sequence ATGTCCCTGAGCGAAATTCCCGCTCTGGCGCCGGTTGCCGGCCCGAAATCCCGTCCGCTTCGCAAGAAGGGTTCGGGAGGCAGGCTTACGGCAATCCTGCTGCTGCTTCCGCCAGCGCTGATCCTGTTCAGCCTGTTCGTGATCCTGCCTTTGACGGAGTCCGGCTATTACGCGTTCTTCGACTGGAACGGCTACGGCCAGCCCGAGAACTTCGTGGGCCTGCGCAATTTCGAACAGGTGGTCGGGCATGGCGTCTTTCACACCGCGCTTGGAAATACCGCCAAGATCGTGATCGCCTCGCTTTTGATCCAGATGCCATTGGCGCTTTTTCTGGCGCTGCTGATCTATCGCAAGACGCCAACCAACTCGCTGTTCCGGCTGATCTTCTTTGTGCCCTATATCCTGGCCGAAGTGGCTGCCGGCCTGATCTGGAGCTTCGTCTTCGACGGAAATTACGGTGTCACCGCTTCGCTTGCGCAGTCTATGGGGATCGAGAATTTCTTCATCCTCGCGGATCGTGACTGGGCCTTTGTTGCCGTGCTGACCGTGGTGATCTGGAAGTATTTCGGCTTCCACATGATGATCTACATCGCCGCGTTGCAGGGCGTGCCCGAAGACATGATCGAGGCCGCCCAGATCGAGGGTGCGAACAAGGTCCAGATCGTGCGTTACGTCCAGATCCCGCAGATCAAGCCGGCCATCATCGTCAGCGCATTCTTCGCAATCATCGGCTCGCTGCAGGTCTTCGACGTGATCATCCCGCTGACCAATGGCGGCCCGTCGAACCAGACCCATACCATCGTGACCTATCTTTACACCTTCGGCCTGACCCGGATGAAGATCGGCTTCGGCAGCGCTATCGGTGTACTGTTGTTCATCGCCGCCGTAGGCGTCGCGATCTTCTACCAGCGCATCTTCATGAAAGGGGCCAAAGCATGA
- a CDS encoding carbohydrate ABC transporter permease, with translation MSRAHFWRNFARVSFLCLVASFVLAPMLATALGGFKSNAELRMNAFALPESWNTAFYASIITDPGFWRYLGNSMLISVATVILTLLVGAAAAYVFAQIKFFGSKMLFSYLLLGLMFPFATAILPLFIKVRDIGLLDTYWAVILPQTAFGLSLAILLFRTFFEQLPKELFEAAYLDGCSYVRFFWRFTLPLSTPILATVGVFVFVQSWNNFLLPLVVLNSRDAFTWPLGLMQFRGEFVTEWNRTLAFVTLTILPAIAFFFAAQKYIVAGLTGGAVKG, from the coding sequence ATGAGCCGTGCTCACTTCTGGCGCAATTTCGCGCGGGTGTCCTTCCTTTGCCTGGTGGCGAGCTTCGTGCTGGCCCCGATGCTCGCCACTGCGCTTGGCGGCTTCAAGTCCAATGCCGAGCTGCGGATGAACGCCTTTGCTCTGCCGGAAAGCTGGAACACTGCCTTCTACGCCTCGATCATCACCGATCCGGGCTTCTGGAGATATCTCGGCAATTCGATGCTGATCTCCGTGGCGACGGTGATCCTGACCCTGCTGGTCGGGGCGGCGGCGGCCTATGTTTTCGCGCAGATCAAGTTCTTCGGCTCAAAGATGCTGTTCTCGTACCTGCTGCTGGGCTTGATGTTCCCCTTCGCGACCGCAATCCTGCCCTTGTTCATCAAGGTGCGCGACATTGGTCTGCTTGACACTTATTGGGCGGTGATCCTGCCGCAGACGGCCTTCGGCCTGTCGCTGGCGATCCTCTTGTTCCGCACTTTCTTCGAACAGCTGCCCAAGGAACTGTTCGAGGCCGCCTATCTCGACGGTTGCAGCTATGTCCGCTTCTTCTGGCGCTTCACGCTGCCGCTCTCGACACCAATCCTTGCGACGGTGGGCGTCTTCGTCTTCGTGCAAAGCTGGAACAATTTCCTGCTGCCGCTCGTGGTGCTGAACTCGCGTGATGCCTTCACCTGGCCCTTGGGCCTGATGCAGTTCCGCGGTGAATTCGTCACCGAATGGAACCGCACTCTGGCCTTCGTGACCCTCACCATCCTTCCCGCGATCGCCTTCTTCTTCGCGGCCCAGAAATACATCGTGGCCGGCCTGACCGGTGGCGCCGTCAAGGGATGA
- a CDS encoding glycoside hydrolase family 43 protein codes for MLDIQNIQNPILPGFNPDPSIVRVGDDYYIATSTFEWYPGVQIHHSRDLANWQLAARPLTRASQLDMRGNPDSGGVWAPCLSFSDGLFWLIYTDTKRRDGAWKDSHNYLVTAPTIEGPWSEPVYLNSSGFDPSLFHDEDGRKWLVNMIWDHRQQGGDKFGGIVCQEYSVAEQRLVGEIRNIYRGTDHKLTEGPHIYRKDGYYWLLTAEGGTGYEHAATMARSKDLFGPYETDPAKHLLTSKDAPEAYLQRAGHADIVETQNGEFFMVHLCSRPLDATRGSAPGRVVGIHEEDARRSPLGRETAIQKLVWDKGEFPRLAHGGCVPADAAPAPGLPHAPVAPIVTRHDFAPGPLPVEFQWLRTPEPDRLFSLDARPGALRIFGRAAPGSTFEHALVARRQVDIAYSAETEIDFQPESYQQFAGLISWYNGFKFHYLAVSATDNGARELRVLSCPADWPMLRVEQPLAEPVALPATGTIRLGCDVDGMVLRFRYAIGNGEWTDLGVELDQSAISCEAGNGPGNNFTGAFIGMCAHDTSGRGQHADFLNFTYQPVPSGPSNSGAA; via the coding sequence ATGCTCGACATCCAGAACATCCAGAACCCCATCCTTCCGGGCTTCAACCCCGATCCCTCCATCGTCCGCGTGGGAGATGACTACTACATCGCGACCTCGACCTTCGAATGGTATCCGGGCGTGCAGATCCACCATTCGCGCGACCTCGCGAATTGGCAGCTGGCCGCGCGTCCGCTGACCCGCGCCTCGCAACTTGACATGCGCGGCAATCCGGATTCCGGTGGGGTCTGGGCGCCCTGCCTCAGCTTCTCCGACGGCCTCTTCTGGCTGATCTATACCGATACCAAGCGCCGGGACGGCGCATGGAAGGACAGCCACAACTACCTAGTGACCGCGCCCACGATCGAGGGCCCCTGGTCCGAGCCGGTCTACCTGAATTCCTCGGGCTTCGATCCGTCTCTGTTCCACGACGAGGACGGGCGCAAATGGCTCGTCAACATGATCTGGGACCACCGCCAACAGGGCGGGGACAAGTTCGGCGGTATCGTCTGCCAGGAATACTCCGTGGCCGAGCAGCGCCTGGTCGGAGAGATCCGCAACATCTACCGCGGCACCGACCACAAGCTCACCGAAGGGCCGCATATCTACCGCAAGGACGGCTATTACTGGCTGCTGACCGCCGAGGGCGGCACCGGCTACGAACATGCCGCGACCATGGCGCGGTCGAAAGACCTGTTTGGCCCCTACGAGACCGATCCGGCCAAGCATCTCCTGACCTCGAAGGACGCGCCCGAGGCCTATCTGCAGCGCGCCGGTCACGCCGATATCGTCGAGACGCAGAATGGCGAATTCTTTATGGTCCATCTATGCTCGCGCCCGCTCGACGCGACGCGCGGTTCTGCTCCGGGGCGTGTCGTCGGCATCCACGAGGAGGACGCCCGCCGCTCACCCCTTGGTCGCGAGACCGCGATTCAGAAACTGGTATGGGACAAGGGCGAATTCCCGCGTCTGGCGCATGGCGGCTGCGTGCCTGCCGATGCCGCGCCCGCGCCGGGTCTGCCGCATGCCCCGGTCGCGCCGATCGTCACGCGCCATGACTTCGCCCCCGGCCCGCTGCCGGTCGAATTCCAATGGCTGCGCACACCCGAGCCGGATCGCCTGTTCTCGCTCGACGCTCGCCCCGGCGCGCTGCGGATTTTTGGTCGCGCGGCACCGGGCTCGACCTTCGAGCATGCCCTGGTCGCCCGTCGCCAGGTCGACATCGCCTATTCGGCGGAAACCGAGATCGACTTCCAGCCCGAGAGCTACCAGCAATTTGCCGGCCTGATCTCGTGGTATAACGGCTTCAAGTTCCACTATCTTGCGGTTTCGGCCACGGATAATGGGGCGCGCGAGCTGCGTGTGCTGTCCTGCCCCGCCGACTGGCCGATGTTGCGCGTCGAGCAACCGCTGGCCGAACCCGTGGCGCTGCCCGCGACCGGGACAATCCGGCTGGGTTGCGACGTGGACGGTATGGTCCTTCGCTTCCGCTATGCCATCGGCAATGGCGAATGGACCGATCTGGGCGTCGAACTCGACCAGTCCGCAATCTCCTGCGAGGCAGGGAACGGTCCGGGCAACAACTTCACAGGGGCTTTCATCGGCATGTGCGCGCATGACACGTCGGGTCGCGGGCAGCACGCCGATTTCCTCAACTTCACCTACCAGCCCGTCCCTTCCGGGCCGAGCAATTCGGGAGCGGCATGA
- a CDS encoding ABC transporter ATP-binding protein, translating to MAEVKLTGINKSFGGHVVIPNLDLTVPDGSFTVLVGPSGCGKSTLLRMISGLDQPSEGTLRIGGEDMTHVQPSHRGISMVFQSYALYPHMTVAQNIDFGLRLAKIPAAERERRVAEAARILSLENYLDRKPGQLSGGQRQRVAIGRSIVRQPKVFLFDEPLSNLDAALRTQMRIELAQLHQSLGATMIYVTHDQVEAMTLADQIVVMNGGRIEQVGAPMELYERPATEFVAGFIGSPKMNFLPGHAASRPDSQKIGIRPEHIDVSSEAGAWQAQVRVVETLGADTMAYVEAEKLGEMTVRLPGSARIGKGEHIFLTPQPANLHYFDDKGRRLA from the coding sequence ATGGCCGAGGTCAAACTTACCGGGATCAACAAGTCTTTTGGCGGGCATGTCGTCATTCCCAACCTCGACCTGACGGTTCCCGACGGGTCGTTCACCGTTCTGGTCGGGCCGTCGGGCTGCGGCAAGTCCACGCTTCTGCGGATGATCTCGGGCCTGGATCAGCCCAGCGAGGGTACCCTGCGGATCGGCGGCGAGGACATGACCCATGTCCAGCCCTCGCACCGCGGCATCTCGATGGTGTTCCAGTCCTATGCGCTTTATCCGCATATGACGGTCGCGCAAAACATCGATTTCGGCCTGCGCCTCGCCAAGATTCCCGCCGCCGAGCGGGAACGCCGCGTGGCCGAGGCCGCACGCATCCTGTCCTTGGAAAACTATCTTGATCGCAAGCCGGGCCAGCTTTCCGGGGGCCAGCGCCAGCGCGTCGCGATCGGCCGCTCGATCGTGCGCCAGCCAAAGGTCTTTTTGTTCGACGAGCCGCTCTCGAACCTCGACGCCGCCTTGCGCACGCAGATGCGGATCGAGCTGGCGCAGCTGCACCAGTCGTTGGGCGCGACGATGATTTATGTCACCCATGACCAGGTCGAGGCCATGACGCTGGCCGACCAGATCGTCGTGATGAATGGCGGCCGGATCGAACAGGTCGGCGCCCCGATGGAACTTTACGAGCGTCCCGCGACCGAATTCGTCGCCGGCTTTATCGGCTCGCCCAAGATGAATTTCCTGCCGGGTCACGCGGCGAGCCGCCCGGACTCGCAAAAGATCGGAATTCGTCCCGAGCATATCGACGTCTCGTCCGAGGCGGGAGCCTGGCAGGCGCAGGTCCGCGTGGTCGAAACGCTGGGCGCCGATACGATGGCTTATGTCGAGGCCGAGAAGCTGGGCGAAATGACCGTCCGCCTGCCCGGCAGCGCCCGCATCGGCAAGGGTGAGCACATCTTCCTGACCCCCCAGCCCGCCAACCTGCATTACTTCGACGACAAGGGCCGCCGCCTGGCCTGA
- the xylB gene encoding xylulokinase, with protein sequence MSIGLDLGTSGVKALAMDEHQNILASAGAALTVSRPHDGWSEQEPADWIAATEQAIGALLRQIDPASVMSIGLSGQMHGATLLDAGDRVLRPCLLWNDTRSHAEAAKLDADPAFRAITGNIVFPGFTAPKVEWVRRNEPEIFAQTAKILLPKDYLRLWLTGEHVSDMSDAAGTGWLSVADRDWSERLLAETGLTRAHMPRLVEGSDVSGHLRPELAARWGLSEGVVIAGGGGDNAASAVGVGVVKPGTAFLSLGTSGVLFAATERFHPDAAAAVHSFCHALPDRWHQMGVILAATDALNWFAQVLGLSPEVATRDLGDLQAPSRTLFLPYLGGERTPHNDAQVRASFLHLGHDSDRDAMVCAVLEGVGYAIRDCRDALASTGTRFDRLIGVGGGTRSDYWVKLIATILDQPIELPVAGDFGGAFGAARLGMMAATGQGAELAVPPRTERVIEPDRMLTGAFAEGHARYRTAYQTLKLLH encoded by the coding sequence ATCTCGATCGGTCTCGATCTGGGCACCTCCGGGGTCAAGGCCCTGGCGATGGACGAGCACCAGAACATTCTCGCCTCGGCCGGAGCGGCCCTTACCGTGAGCCGCCCGCATGACGGCTGGTCCGAGCAGGAGCCGGCCGACTGGATCGCCGCGACCGAGCAGGCGATCGGCGCCCTTCTACGCCAGATCGACCCGGCCTCGGTCATGTCGATCGGCCTGTCGGGACAGATGCATGGCGCAACGCTGCTCGATGCCGGCGATCGGGTGCTGCGGCCCTGCCTGCTCTGGAACGACACCCGCAGCCATGCCGAGGCCGCGAAACTGGACGCGGATCCGGCCTTTCGCGCGATTACCGGCAATATCGTCTTTCCGGGCTTCACCGCGCCCAAGGTCGAATGGGTGCGCCGCAATGAGCCCGAAATCTTTGCCCAGACCGCAAAGATCCTGCTGCCCAAGGATTACCTGCGTCTCTGGCTGACCGGCGAGCATGTCTCGGACATGTCCGATGCGGCCGGGACTGGCTGGCTGTCGGTGGCGGATCGCGACTGGTCCGAGCGGCTTCTGGCCGAGACCGGGCTGACGCGCGCCCATATGCCGCGTCTGGTCGAAGGCTCGGACGTCTCGGGCCACCTGCGCCCCGAGCTTGCCGCGCGCTGGGGTCTTTCCGAGGGGGTCGTGATCGCGGGCGGAGGTGGCGACAATGCGGCCTCGGCGGTGGGCGTCGGCGTCGTGAAGCCAGGGACGGCCTTCCTGTCGCTCGGGACCTCGGGCGTGCTTTTCGCGGCGACCGAGCGTTTCCACCCGGATGCGGCGGCGGCGGTCCACAGCTTCTGCCACGCGCTGCCCGACAGATGGCACCAGATGGGGGTGATCCTTGCCGCGACCGATGCGCTGAACTGGTTCGCCCAGGTTCTGGGCCTTTCGCCCGAGGTCGCGACCCGCGATCTTGGCGATCTGCAAGCCCCGTCGCGCACCCTGTTCCTGCCCTATCTTGGCGGCGAGCGGACGCCGCATAATGACGCGCAGGTTCGGGCCTCGTTCCTGCATCTGGGCCATGACAGTGACCGCGACGCGATGGTCTGCGCAGTGCTGGAAGGGGTCGGCTATGCGATCCGTGATTGCCGCGATGCGCTGGCCTCGACCGGGACGCGCTTCGACCGGCTGATCGGCGTCGGCGGCGGCACGCGCTCGGATTACTGGGTCAAGCTGATCGCGACCATCCTCGACCAGCCGATCGAGCTGCCGGTTGCGGGCGATTTCGGCGGCGCCTTCGGCGCGGCGCGCCTTGGCATGATGGCCGCGACGGGGCAGGGCGCGGAACTCGCCGTACCGCCCCGAACCGAGCGCGTGATCGAGCCGGACCGGATGCTGACCGGGGCCTTTGCTGAAGGCCATGCGCGCTATCGAACCGCCTATCAGACACTGAAACTTCTGCATTGA
- the xylA gene encoding xylose isomerase yields the protein MTNFFEGIAPIRYEGPQTGNEFAFRHYNPDEVVLGKTLKEHLRFAIAYWHSFAWEGGDPFGGQTFQRPWFGEGMDLARHKADVAFEMFTILGAPYFCFHDADMRPEGDSFTENTRNLQEMTEYLGQKMEQTGTKLLWGTANLFSHRRYMAGAATNPDPDVFAFAAATVKTCIDATHQLGGENYVLWGGREGYETLLNTDMGRERQQAGRFLQMAVEYARKIGFEGTILIEPKPQEPTKHQYDFDVATVYGFLKDFGLEKEVKVNIEQGHAILAGHSFEHELALARELGIFGSIDMNRNDYQSGWDTDQFPNNVPETALAYYEVLRAGGFTTGGTNFDAKLRRQSLDAQDLILGHVGGMDVCAAGFKAAAAMLEDGKLEAARAERYAGWDSPEAKAMLEGGLDGIAAQVVEQGLNPQPRSGRQERLENLVNRYV from the coding sequence ATGACGAACTTCTTCGAGGGCATCGCCCCGATCCGCTACGAAGGTCCGCAGACCGGCAACGAATTCGCCTTCCGCCATTACAACCCGGATGAGGTGGTTCTGGGCAAGACACTGAAAGAGCATCTGCGCTTTGCGATCGCCTATTGGCACAGCTTTGCATGGGAAGGCGGCGACCCCTTCGGCGGTCAGACTTTCCAGCGCCCCTGGTTCGGCGAAGGCATGGACCTCGCCAGGCACAAGGCCGATGTCGCCTTCGAGATGTTCACCATCCTTGGCGCGCCCTATTTCTGCTTCCATGATGCGGATATGCGTCCCGAAGGCGACAGCTTCACGGAAAACACACGCAATCTGCAGGAAATGACCGAGTATCTGGGCCAGAAGATGGAACAGACCGGCACCAAGCTGCTCTGGGGCACGGCGAACCTCTTTTCGCATCGACGCTACATGGCCGGCGCTGCGACCAACCCCGACCCGGATGTCTTCGCCTTTGCCGCCGCCACGGTGAAGACCTGCATCGACGCGACGCACCAGCTAGGCGGCGAGAACTACGTGCTGTGGGGGGGCCGCGAAGGCTACGAGACGCTTCTGAACACCGACATGGGCCGCGAGCGTCAGCAAGCTGGCCGTTTCTTGCAGATGGCGGTCGAATATGCCCGCAAGATTGGCTTTGAAGGCACCATCCTGATCGAGCCCAAGCCGCAGGAGCCAACCAAGCACCAGTATGATTTCGACGTTGCGACGGTCTACGGCTTCCTCAAGGATTTCGGCCTCGAGAAAGAGGTCAAGGTCAATATCGAGCAGGGCCACGCCATTCTCGCTGGCCACAGCTTCGAGCATGAGCTGGCGCTGGCGCGTGAACTTGGCATCTTCGGTTCCATCGACATGAACCGCAACGACTACCAGTCGGGCTGGGATACCGACCAGTTCCCGAACAATGTCCCTGAAACCGCGCTGGCCTATTACGAGGTGCTGCGCGCGGGCGGCTTCACCACGGGCGGCACCAATTTCGACGCCAAGCTGCGCCGCCAGTCGCTGGACGCGCAGGACTTGATCCTGGGCCATGTCGGCGGCATGGATGTCTGCGCCGCGGGCTTCAAGGCCGCCGCCGCGATGCTCGAGGACGGGAAGCTGGAAGCCGCGCGCGCCGAGCGCTATGCCGGCTGGGACAGCCCCGAGGCAAAGGCCATGCTGGAAGGCGGGCTTGACGGAATCGCCGCGCAGGTCGTCGAGCAAGGCCTCAACCCGCAGCCGCGTTCGGGCCGCCAGGAACGGCTGGAAAACCTGGTCAACCGCTACGTCTGA